One region of Chlamydiales bacterium genomic DNA includes:
- a CDS encoding TolC family protein: MYFIHKQVIFWKITLSFAVLVCMSSCQVFLPDPPILPVSKCHNKPLACPPPYPCAPVDLPDICKPLNLAQLVDLGLYNSPLTRQGWANSRVAAANLGQANSAFFPDIAVTWTTTRSLPAEIPNTGAIAIPVTTYVPQLTVSYLLWDFGGRVGAMENARESLIAAGWNYSWTVQTVMFNVIQAYYNYLSAMALLEADIQDMKDAEVAVLAAEAMFTSGVNTIVDVYQAKAQYVNTEMTVVQQRGAVETTRATLAVALGLSPDTCLNITKPEHLPVERISCDIERMLAEAKCCRPDLEGLRAGIRAQEATIMQQYSALWPTINGQFTGGRTYVHNDGHDNHDFSESLIVNIPIFSGFSTVNAIRQAEAQADSLIAGFKNQELQALLTVVTNYFAVKTAIETFEYSKVYLKYAQEAFDAVLFGYRAGNKMIIDVLNAETTLSNARSSYIQSEFNWFTSIANLAYSRGVLISNELKKEGLE, from the coding sequence ATGTATTTTATACACAAACAAGTGATCTTTTGGAAGATTACTTTGAGCTTTGCTGTGCTTGTATGTATGTCAAGCTGCCAGGTTTTTCTTCCAGATCCTCCTATATTACCTGTTTCTAAGTGCCACAACAAACCACTTGCATGTCCACCTCCCTATCCTTGTGCCCCTGTCGATTTACCAGACATTTGTAAACCCTTGAATCTTGCACAACTCGTCGATTTAGGGCTTTATAATAGTCCTTTGACAAGGCAAGGGTGGGCTAATTCAAGAGTTGCTGCGGCAAATTTGGGGCAAGCTAACAGTGCTTTTTTCCCTGATATTGCTGTTACATGGACTACAACTAGATCGCTTCCTGCAGAAATTCCTAATACGGGGGCAATTGCAATACCTGTTACTACTTATGTGCCTCAACTAACAGTCTCTTATCTTTTATGGGACTTTGGAGGGCGTGTTGGTGCTATGGAAAACGCGAGGGAGTCTCTTATTGCTGCAGGGTGGAACTATAGTTGGACTGTACAGACAGTGATGTTTAACGTAATTCAAGCGTATTATAACTACTTGAGCGCAATGGCTCTTTTAGAGGCAGATATACAAGATATGAAGGATGCAGAAGTTGCAGTTCTAGCAGCAGAAGCGATGTTTACATCAGGTGTAAATACCATTGTCGATGTTTATCAAGCAAAAGCGCAATATGTCAATACAGAAATGACTGTAGTGCAGCAAAGAGGGGCTGTAGAAACAACAAGGGCAACACTTGCAGTTGCACTTGGGCTTTCTCCCGATACATGTCTCAACATTACAAAACCAGAGCATCTTCCTGTAGAGCGCATTTCATGTGATATTGAGCGCATGCTCGCGGAAGCAAAATGTTGTAGGCCCGACTTAGAGGGGTTGAGAGCTGGTATTCGTGCTCAAGAGGCAACGATTATGCAGCAATATTCAGCCCTATGGCCAACGATTAATGGTCAGTTTACAGGAGGGCGTACCTATGTACATAATGATGGGCATGATAATCATGACTTTTCAGAGTCTCTCATTGTGAATATTCCTATTTTTAGTGGTTTTTCTACTGTCAATGCAATTCGTCAGGCAGAAGCACAAGCGGATTCTTTAATTGCTGGATTTAAAAACCAGGAGTTACAGGCCCTTTTGACAGTAGTCACTAATTATTTTGCTGTTAAAACAGCTATAGAGACGTTCGAATATAGTAAAGTGTATTTAAAATATGCTCAAGAGGCATTTGATGCTGTACTTTTTGGCTATAGAGCAGGTAATAAAATGATCATTGATGTACTTAATGCAGAAACAACACTGAGTAATGCTCGCTCGAGTTACATCCAATCGGAGTTTAACTGGTTTACATCGATTGCTAATTTGGCTTATTCACGCGGTGTACTTATATCAAATGAACTGAAGAAAGAGGGGTTAGAATGA
- the rpoN gene encoding RNA polymerase factor sigma-54 codes for MSLYDGTQHLALIQTTSQFTRQLQRLMMSHEMQMALHVLQLPILELASCIEEEIELNPLLEYEDEDQIAFAVNRLEEAYQNQFTTKESFTYRQNQENSLCLKPTFFERLVEQAHLIFDGKDLEIAEILIGYLDDKGYLTTHLKEIGKSHGLDGDALSFVLKGIQTLEPFGVGARTLQESLLIQLSCLNKQSTLAYKVIDSCFDDLLHGRMKALIESLHCSCAELQKALFYDIAKLDMHPGLSMEANKPLVVTPDIFLVEEGHGLFVEVNRAFIPKLRFNFQYMKLLKQKGLPKETKKYLLKKISLGKSFLKSIDERNSTLYKIANLLLKEQHSFLMDPNGYLKPLTMQTVAKKLEVHESTITRAVANKYIATPRGMLTLRSFFTQKYVGKNGEELSSNSVKKLIFELIQKEDKKYPSSDETLSKEIEKLGFSCARRTVAKHRKELNIASAKMRAHSVLDI; via the coding sequence ATGTCTCTTTATGATGGTACGCAACATTTAGCACTTATACAAACAACAAGTCAATTTACAAGGCAGCTACAGCGTCTTATGATGTCTCATGAGATGCAAATGGCTTTGCATGTTTTGCAACTGCCTATTTTGGAACTTGCATCTTGTATTGAAGAGGAAATAGAGCTTAATCCCCTTTTAGAATATGAGGATGAAGACCAAATTGCATTCGCTGTGAATCGTTTGGAAGAAGCTTATCAAAATCAGTTTACAACGAAAGAGAGCTTTACTTATAGACAAAATCAAGAAAATTCTCTGTGCTTAAAGCCAACCTTTTTTGAAAGGCTTGTAGAGCAAGCGCACCTTATTTTCGATGGAAAAGACCTTGAGATAGCAGAAATTCTTATAGGTTATTTAGATGATAAAGGGTATTTAACAACACACCTAAAAGAAATTGGCAAAAGTCATGGTCTTGATGGAGATGCCCTTTCTTTTGTTTTAAAAGGTATACAGACTTTAGAGCCTTTTGGAGTGGGTGCAAGAACTCTTCAAGAATCTTTGCTCATCCAGCTTAGCTGTTTAAATAAACAGTCTACTCTTGCCTATAAAGTTATTGATTCTTGTTTTGATGACTTATTGCATGGACGTATGAAGGCTCTTATTGAATCTTTGCATTGTTCTTGTGCAGAGCTTCAAAAGGCTCTTTTTTATGATATTGCAAAATTGGATATGCATCCTGGTTTAAGCATGGAAGCAAATAAGCCTCTTGTCGTGACTCCTGATATTTTTTTAGTCGAAGAGGGCCATGGGCTTTTTGTTGAAGTAAACAGAGCATTTATTCCAAAGCTGCGCTTTAATTTTCAGTATATGAAGTTGCTAAAGCAAAAAGGGCTTCCAAAAGAGACTAAAAAGTATCTTTTAAAAAAAATATCTCTTGGAAAATCTTTTTTAAAAAGTATTGACGAGAGAAATTCTACCCTCTATAAAATTGCAAATTTACTTTTAAAAGAGCAGCACAGCTTTTTAATGGATCCAAATGGTTATTTGAAGCCATTGACGATGCAAACTGTTGCAAAAAAGCTAGAGGTTCATGAGTCTACAATTACAAGGGCTGTTGCAAACAAATATATAGCAACGCCAAGAGGGATGCTCACTTTGCGCTCATTTTTTACTCAAAAGTATGTAGGAAAAAATGGCGAAGAGCTCTCTTCAAATTCTGTAAAAAAGCTTATCTTTGAGCTCATCCAAAAAGAGGATAAAAAATATCCGTCATCAGATGAAACATTATCAAAAGAGATAGAAAAGCTTGGATTTTCTTGTGCAAGACGCACGGTTGCAAAACATCGAAAGGAACTGAATATCGCATCTGCAAAAATGAGAGCGCATTCTGTTCTTGATATTTAA
- a CDS encoding phosphatidylglycerol lysyltransferase domain-containing protein codes for MEREKVVQLLRRFGGAGTDAILEPTSLIFTTPEVDGLIGYRSELKCFVVYGDPVCASEDMLKLVLAFHHYCKSHHKHIIYVSASYSFATLAMSHVCKALIKFGEELSYDPSNDPQKHEGSHGRLVRRKVHHAINEGTKVYEYLGDDKQLEKDIKDVAIAWLKNRKGPQVHTAQVRFFEDPFGKRWFYAKKGNELVGAVMLSRLDAHNGYLLTNLVMTPEAPHGTAELLIVSVFDILRSEGCHFVVSGSAPTKSLNEIKGFGKLFSCLIRGVYCIVNKLFHLGGHKVFWEKFCPKEESTYLLFSHPSIGIRDAVSLMRALNVSL; via the coding sequence ATGGAAAGAGAAAAAGTTGTACAGCTTTTAAGGCGCTTTGGTGGGGCTGGGACTGATGCGATTTTAGAGCCAACTTCTCTTATTTTTACGACACCAGAGGTCGATGGACTCATTGGATATCGCTCAGAATTAAAATGTTTTGTAGTTTATGGGGATCCTGTTTGCGCATCAGAAGATATGCTCAAGCTTGTATTAGCTTTTCATCATTATTGTAAATCTCATCACAAACATATTATCTATGTTTCAGCTTCTTACTCGTTTGCAACCCTTGCTATGAGTCATGTTTGTAAGGCTTTGATAAAGTTTGGAGAAGAGCTTTCTTATGATCCTAGTAATGATCCACAAAAGCATGAAGGTTCTCATGGAAGATTAGTTCGTAGAAAAGTGCATCATGCAATCAATGAAGGCACAAAAGTATATGAATATTTAGGGGATGATAAGCAGCTTGAAAAGGATATCAAAGATGTAGCTATAGCTTGGTTAAAAAATAGAAAAGGGCCACAAGTTCATACGGCGCAGGTGAGATTTTTTGAAGATCCTTTTGGAAAGCGTTGGTTCTATGCAAAAAAGGGAAATGAGTTGGTAGGTGCTGTGATGCTGAGCCGGCTTGATGCCCATAACGGCTATCTGTTGACAAACCTTGTAATGACTCCAGAGGCACCTCACGGTACAGCGGAACTTTTGATTGTTTCTGTATTTGATATCTTAAGAAGTGAAGGGTGTCATTTTGTAGTTTCGGGGTCTGCTCCAACAAAGTCACTTAATGAAATTAAGGGCTTTGGCAAGTTATTTTCTTGCCTTATCAGAGGTGTTTACTGTATTGTAAATAAATTATTTCATTTAGGCGGCCATAAAGTATTTTGGGAAAAATTTTGCCCAAAAGAAGAGTCTACTTATCTCTTATTTTCTCATCCAAGTATTGGCATTCGTGATGCAGTGAGTTTAATGCGAGCGCTCAATGTCTCTTTATGA
- a CDS encoding glycogen/starch/alpha-glucan phosphorylase, with protein MDPSPEFIELQAGNLVAKIKHYLITTMGRVEEEASCEELYRAVSYALREEIMMQWTATTHTYTEKDVKMLYYLSMEYLPGRLLSNNITNMKANPLINRVMKKLNRTLSGLMECESDPSLGNGGLGRLASCFLDSLATQHYPAQAYGLRYQYGIFEQELWEGMQIERPDCWLLYENPWEFRQDLHARNVRFSGRTNTQRRTDTECASLEHYDYDEVRALPYDLPIMGYSESDLFSVVTLRLWSTKESPRNFRLQKYNAGEIDQAAENTTLTDVLYPNDNHEMGKRVRLKQEYLLVSASLQDIIHQYLAIHKDFTGFMDKVRIQINDTHPSLVIAEMMWLLTKEYGLSWDNAWQTTQACTSYTNHTVLKEGLEEWNENRLRTLLPCQYHMIELLNQKFCNQVRARFPGDEERVRRLSIIESGNVRMANLAIVGSHCVNGVAKLHSKILKENLFKEFCELYPGKFINVTNGVTQRRWLLNCNPLLAEFIIKRIGRGWIVNFPELQKLAAFANDPESQQEFLAIKHKNKQAFSEFVHLHNRLRDINGHFLKYSVKLDPNSLFDVHIKRIHEYKRQLMNILHVIMVYQELQENPSARIIPRTVIIGGKAAAGYLIAKQIVQLIYAVSRKVNQDPLVNGALKVVFFENYNVSRAEMLIPAADLSEQISTAGMEASGTGNMKLSINGALTIGTNDGANIEMREEIKDQWWPFAFGASSEEIALMQAVRSYNPWEVCAANPKIKKAVESLHDRTFAQFDIEHQAFTELYYHLLESQHGKPADSYFVLKDLESYAETQKRVEALFLNKASWAEYAIHNIAGMGKFSSDESIKQYAEKIWQLAPCPPDEKILAKVREEYSEHDKCRIL; from the coding sequence GTGGATCCAAGCCCAGAGTTTATAGAGCTGCAAGCAGGTAATTTGGTTGCCAAAATTAAGCACTACCTCATCACTACCATGGGACGCGTTGAAGAGGAGGCCTCTTGCGAGGAGCTTTATCGGGCAGTTTCCTATGCGCTCAGAGAAGAGATCATGATGCAGTGGACAGCAACGACGCATACATATACTGAAAAAGATGTAAAAATGCTCTACTATCTTTCGATGGAGTACCTTCCAGGAAGGCTTTTAAGTAATAATATTACTAATATGAAAGCGAATCCATTGATCAACAGAGTGATGAAGAAGTTAAATCGAACGCTTTCTGGTTTGATGGAGTGTGAGTCGGATCCAAGCCTTGGAAATGGTGGTCTTGGGCGCTTGGCTTCTTGCTTTTTGGATTCTCTTGCAACGCAGCACTATCCAGCGCAAGCTTATGGCCTTCGTTATCAGTATGGAATATTCGAGCAAGAGCTTTGGGAGGGCATGCAAATTGAAAGGCCAGATTGTTGGCTCCTCTATGAAAATCCATGGGAATTTAGACAGGATTTGCACGCGCGTAATGTACGGTTTTCTGGAAGAACAAATACGCAGCGTCGCACAGACACTGAGTGCGCATCTTTGGAGCATTACGACTATGATGAAGTAAGAGCACTTCCCTATGATTTGCCTATTATGGGGTATAGTGAATCGGACCTATTCTCTGTTGTAACGCTTAGGCTATGGTCTACAAAGGAGTCTCCAAGGAATTTTCGATTACAAAAATATAATGCAGGAGAAATTGACCAGGCAGCAGAAAACACAACTCTTACAGATGTTTTATACCCCAATGACAATCATGAAATGGGCAAAAGGGTGCGCTTGAAGCAAGAATATCTTTTGGTGTCTGCATCTCTACAAGATATCATCCACCAATACCTTGCCATACATAAAGACTTTACCGGGTTTATGGACAAGGTACGCATCCAGATTAATGATACACACCCTTCTTTGGTGATTGCAGAAATGATGTGGCTGCTTACAAAGGAGTATGGACTATCTTGGGACAATGCTTGGCAGACAACACAGGCTTGTACGAGTTATACGAATCACACTGTTTTGAAGGAGGGCCTAGAGGAATGGAATGAGAATCGTCTTCGCACCCTGCTTCCTTGTCAGTACCATATGATAGAGCTTCTAAATCAAAAATTTTGCAATCAAGTACGTGCTAGATTCCCGGGGGATGAAGAGCGTGTCAGGCGCCTTTCTATTATCGAAAGCGGTAATGTGCGTATGGCAAATCTTGCAATTGTTGGTTCGCATTGTGTAAATGGTGTTGCAAAGTTGCATTCAAAGATTCTTAAGGAAAACCTATTTAAGGAATTTTGTGAGCTCTATCCAGGAAAATTTATCAATGTAACAAATGGTGTTACACAAAGGCGCTGGCTTTTAAATTGCAATCCATTACTTGCAGAGTTTATCATAAAACGCATTGGAAGAGGATGGATTGTAAATTTTCCAGAGCTGCAAAAGCTTGCAGCATTTGCAAATGATCCTGAAAGTCAGCAAGAATTTTTAGCTATCAAACATAAAAATAAACAAGCTTTTAGTGAATTTGTACACCTACATAATCGTTTGAGAGATATTAATGGGCACTTCTTGAAGTATTCTGTAAAGCTTGATCCAAATTCTCTCTTTGATGTACACATCAAGCGTATTCATGAGTATAAAAGACAGCTTATGAACATACTACATGTGATCATGGTTTATCAAGAGCTGCAAGAAAACCCAAGCGCAAGAATTATTCCAAGAACTGTTATTATTGGAGGTAAGGCAGCAGCTGGCTACTTGATTGCAAAACAGATCGTTCAGTTGATTTATGCAGTTTCAAGAAAAGTCAATCAAGACCCACTTGTCAATGGTGCTTTAAAAGTTGTTTTTTTTGAGAATTACAATGTTTCAAGAGCTGAGATGTTGATTCCTGCAGCAGATCTTTCAGAGCAGATATCGACAGCTGGCATGGAGGCCTCTGGCACGGGAAATATGAAATTGTCCATCAATGGGGCTCTTACAATAGGTACAAATGATGGTGCAAATATTGAAATGCGAGAAGAAATTAAGGATCAGTGGTGGCCATTTGCATTTGGCGCATCAAGTGAAGAAATTGCTTTAATGCAAGCTGTGCGTAGTTATAATCCATGGGAAGTGTGCGCTGCAAATCCTAAAATTAAAAAGGCTGTAGAATCACTCCACGATAGAACTTTTGCTCAATTTGACATAGAGCATCAAGCTTTTACAGAGCTTTATTACCATCTCTTAGAAAGTCAGCATGGAAAGCCAGCAGATAGTTATTTTGTCTTAAAGGACTTGGAAAGCTATGCTGAAACTCAAAAAAGAGTAGAAGCTCTTTTCTTGAATAAGGCTAGCTGGGCAGAATACGCCATTCACAATATTGCAGGAATGGGTAAATTTTCTTCGGATGAGTCGATTAAACAGTATGCAGAAAAGATTTGGCAACTTGCGCCTTGCCCACCTGATGAAAAGATTTTGGCTAAAGTTCGCGAAGAGTATTCTGAACACGATAAGTGTCGCATACTCTAA
- a CDS encoding UvrD-helicase domain-containing protein, with protein MSQVLNQEQFIAVQHLTGPLLVLAGAGSGKTRIVTYRIANLINQGVAPSSILALTFTNKAAGEMRERVHKLSLASVTICTFHSLGVRVLRECIDVFGYSKNFLIYDEDDSNRVLKGCLDILGLKDKEFSAKVFKGLISNAKNQLIGPEDVSSGATPVEQWFPEVYKAYQAKLKEYNALDFDDLLYVLVKIFQARKDVLEYYQNKWQFLLIDEYQDTNEAQYRLARLLVEKTHNIFVVGDPDQSIYSWRGAKIQNILNFQTDYPGAKIVRLEQNYRSQSNILEAANALIRNNQGRLEKNLWSALGKGEKLSLHITDDERSEASFVVNQILEHKQNRNTSLNDIVVFYRTNFQSRVFEDALLRRRIPYIIVGGISFYQRKEIKDILGFLRLIHSPFDFVSFERTINIPKRGFGDSTIDKLRLFAQQANLSILDACHKLITEGSQIGIKLNSKQKESLQEYLSLFHEFKTFHGPLQELVSFVIRKSRYLDYLKEDAETYNDRKENVDELLAKAREWEHSMENATLADFLEELSLKSTLDEMDASQEKVHLMTIHNGKGLEFNVAFLVGMEEDLFPHANARGSFEALEEERRLCYVGMTRAKNHLYLTAVQCRYLWGTTRYMKPSRFLFEIPREYTQTNS; from the coding sequence ATGTCGCAAGTATTGAATCAAGAGCAGTTTATAGCCGTTCAGCATTTGACGGGCCCCCTATTAGTTCTTGCAGGAGCAGGATCTGGAAAGACGCGTATTGTTACGTATCGCATTGCTAATTTAATCAATCAAGGCGTTGCACCCTCTTCCATTTTGGCTTTAACATTTACGAATAAGGCTGCAGGAGAAATGAGAGAGCGTGTTCATAAGCTCTCTTTGGCATCTGTTACAATTTGTACCTTTCATAGTCTGGGAGTGCGTGTTTTAAGAGAGTGCATCGATGTTTTTGGATACAGTAAGAATTTTCTTATCTATGATGAAGATGATTCTAACCGTGTTTTAAAGGGATGCTTAGATATTCTTGGGCTAAAAGATAAGGAATTTTCTGCAAAAGTCTTTAAGGGTCTTATTTCTAATGCTAAAAATCAGCTCATTGGCCCTGAGGATGTTTCTTCTGGCGCAACTCCTGTTGAACAATGGTTTCCAGAGGTATATAAAGCTTATCAGGCAAAGCTCAAAGAGTACAATGCATTGGACTTTGATGATCTTCTTTATGTGCTCGTCAAGATCTTTCAAGCTCGCAAAGATGTTCTAGAATACTATCAAAATAAATGGCAGTTTTTGCTTATCGATGAGTATCAAGATACAAATGAGGCGCAATACAGACTTGCTCGTTTGCTCGTTGAAAAGACGCACAATATTTTTGTTGTAGGCGATCCAGATCAATCGATCTATTCCTGGAGAGGAGCAAAAATTCAGAATATTTTGAATTTTCAAACAGATTATCCAGGAGCTAAAATTGTGCGATTGGAGCAAAATTATCGCAGCCAAAGTAATATTTTAGAGGCTGCCAATGCACTTATTCGTAATAATCAAGGCAGATTGGAAAAGAATTTGTGGAGCGCTCTTGGAAAAGGAGAAAAGCTCTCTTTGCACATCACAGATGATGAGAGAAGCGAGGCAAGTTTTGTTGTAAATCAGATCTTGGAGCATAAACAAAATAGAAATACTTCATTAAATGATATTGTTGTGTTTTATAGGACAAACTTTCAGTCTCGCGTATTTGAAGATGCTCTTCTTAGAAGGCGCATCCCTTACATCATTGTTGGAGGTATCTCTTTTTATCAGAGAAAAGAAATTAAAGACATTTTAGGTTTTTTACGCCTTATCCATTCCCCGTTTGATTTTGTTTCTTTTGAAAGGACAATTAATATACCTAAAAGAGGTTTTGGAGATAGTACAATCGATAAGCTTCGTTTATTTGCTCAGCAAGCCAATCTTTCTATATTAGACGCTTGCCATAAATTAATTACTGAAGGCAGCCAGATAGGTATCAAGCTCAATAGTAAACAAAAAGAGAGTCTTCAGGAGTATTTAAGCTTATTTCATGAATTTAAGACGTTTCACGGTCCGTTGCAAGAGCTTGTCTCTTTTGTTATTAGAAAAAGCCGCTACCTAGATTACTTGAAAGAAGACGCTGAAACGTATAATGATAGAAAAGAAAACGTGGATGAGTTGCTTGCAAAAGCAAGAGAGTGGGAGCATTCTATGGAAAATGCGACGCTTGCAGACTTTTTGGAAGAACTTTCATTAAAGTCTACGCTAGATGAAATGGATGCCTCTCAAGAAAAAGTGCATCTGATGACCATTCATAATGGCAAAGGCTTAGAATTTAATGTAGCCTTTTTGGTGGGCATGGAAGAAGATCTATTTCCTCATGCCAATGCAAGGGGTAGTTTTGAGGCATTAGAAGAGGAGAGAAGGCTTTGCTATGTTGGAATGACGAGGGCTAAAAATCATCTCTATTTAACAGCTGTGCAATGCAGGTATTTGTGGGGCACTACAAGGTATATGAAGCCAAGTAGATTCCTTTTTGAAATTCCAAGGGAATATACACAAACCAATTCTTGA
- a CDS encoding NHLP leader peptide family RiPP precursor, which produces MDKKKTSTNSWLQIVTKAMHDESFKKRLLHDPKKVMEEHGIHLPKEITPKIVENTKETTYFILPEKHAFSKQQLAGISGGDLGSDYQGLINAGIPPSDLFF; this is translated from the coding sequence ATGGACAAGAAAAAAACATCCACAAATTCATGGTTGCAAATCGTTACAAAAGCAATGCACGATGAGAGTTTCAAAAAGCGCCTATTACATGATCCTAAAAAAGTGATGGAAGAGCATGGCATTCATCTACCTAAAGAAATTACACCTAAAATTGTTGAAAACACAAAAGAGACAACTTATTTTATACTACCAGAGAAACATGCCTTTTCCAAACAACAACTTGCAGGCATTAGCGGTGGCGATCTAGGTTCAGATTATCAAGGTTTAATAAATGCTGGCATTCCACCTTCAGATCTCTTCTTCTAA
- a CDS encoding nucleoside hydrolase has product MFLLLIWQLTLYAKDILVTTDADFDDLIAITWLLHQEDVSIKGIIVEGDGWSDLPYNTQNVLDLLGLLKKNNIPVIAGAKEPLEPSQGIPSKYKERINALFEVTLPKSPSKLEKSSAEQFIIQTLKHSKEKVLIIALSPITSLAKAVAKEPLITKKIDALFMTAHSPNKPQGYFPDSIFLDLKAAHIVFDSNIPVYLIDKEAGVHQVTQPWLEQFKKELPNTPEAQFTTELLSNVLNNHTKKYYLWDVTTAILAIHPQLATWHEIAWPNEKGTRCVYSATSFSKEQFYKLLRQL; this is encoded by the coding sequence TTGTTTTTATTACTGATTTGGCAGCTTACTCTTTATGCGAAAGATATATTGGTTACAACAGATGCCGATTTCGATGATTTGATCGCCATCACATGGCTTTTGCACCAAGAAGATGTAAGCATCAAAGGAATTATTGTAGAGGGCGATGGTTGGAGTGATTTGCCCTATAATACTCAAAACGTTTTGGACCTCTTAGGCTTATTAAAGAAAAATAACATTCCTGTCATTGCAGGAGCAAAAGAGCCTCTTGAACCCTCACAAGGGATTCCAAGCAAATATAAAGAACGAATTAACGCCCTCTTTGAAGTCACTTTACCAAAAAGTCCTTCTAAATTAGAGAAGAGCTCTGCCGAGCAATTTATTATTCAAACTCTGAAACACTCCAAAGAAAAAGTGTTAATCATTGCTCTCTCACCCATTACAAGTTTAGCTAAAGCTGTTGCAAAAGAGCCTTTAATTACAAAAAAGATCGATGCATTATTTATGACAGCCCACTCTCCAAATAAGCCTCAAGGATATTTTCCAGATTCTATTTTTTTAGACTTAAAAGCTGCTCACATTGTTTTTGATAGCAACATTCCTGTTTATTTAATTGACAAAGAAGCAGGCGTACACCAAGTGACTCAACCATGGCTAGAACAGTTTAAGAAAGAATTACCCAATACACCAGAAGCTCAATTTACAACAGAGCTTCTTTCGAATGTTTTAAATAATCATACAAAAAAATACTACTTGTGGGATGTAACAACAGCAATATTAGCGATACACCCTCAACTAGCAACATGGCATGAAATAGCGTGGCCCAATGAAAAAGGGACAAGGTGCGTCTATAGCGCAACATCCTTCTCAAAAGAGCAATTTTACAAGCTTCTAAGACAGTTGTAA
- a CDS encoding sulfite exporter TauE/SafE family protein — protein MEIAYILSMTPVYLLGNLHCMGMCGPLTMLLAKHPYRHAYFLGRLSSFSLAGMLAGEIGAGVQLFLHQFHISAITSLLFGSFLLLMSFRYLTSFSLPRSKKLTHLLSHLNQKISLLILKPNFSAVFCFGLATVLLPCGQSLMVFSISALLANPFLGALNGLVFALLTTPSLWITMKASYKLLTLSKRYKWIMGSALLLVAAFALLRGLADLQIIEHLSITPNDALFHISIY, from the coding sequence TTGGAAATAGCTTATATCTTATCCATGACTCCTGTTTATTTGCTTGGAAACTTGCACTGCATGGGCATGTGCGGCCCACTTACCATGCTTCTTGCAAAACACCCCTACCGTCATGCCTACTTTCTTGGAAGGCTCTCTTCCTTTTCTCTTGCTGGCATGCTTGCAGGAGAAATAGGGGCAGGAGTGCAACTATTTTTGCATCAATTTCACATATCAGCTATTACAAGCTTATTATTTGGCTCATTTCTATTGCTTATGTCTTTTAGATATTTAACTTCTTTTTCTCTTCCAAGATCAAAAAAATTAACTCACCTATTGAGCCATCTCAACCAAAAAATTTCCCTGCTCATCCTTAAGCCCAATTTTTCAGCTGTCTTTTGCTTTGGCCTTGCAACAGTTTTACTGCCTTGTGGCCAAAGCCTCATGGTTTTTTCTATTTCTGCTCTCCTCGCAAACCCTTTTTTAGGCGCTTTAAATGGCTTGGTTTTTGCCCTATTGACGACGCCCTCTCTTTGGATTACGATGAAGGCATCCTATAAGCTACTTACGTTATCAAAACGCTATAAATGGATCATGGGATCTGCTCTCTTACTCGTTGCAGCATTTGCTCTCTTACGTGGGCTTGCCGACCTTCAAATCATTGAACATTTATCCATTACACCAAATGATGCTCTTTTCCACATCAGCATTTACTAA